In Rissa tridactyla isolate bRisTri1 chromosome 5, bRisTri1.patW.cur.20221130, whole genome shotgun sequence, the sequence TTCCACTTGGATTAGTTGCCCCAATTACAGCTGTAGAATATCCTCCAGCTGTATCTGCATTACCAAGGTAGTTTGGGGGTTTTACTTTGCTTCTTAGTCTGGCGCACAGGTATGAGCACTCCTTCCACAGCGTGGTTCAAGAATTTTTGAATGACAAGTAATAGTTTAGACTTTGATGTTCTCTTTACAGGCTACACGATACCTGGGGAGCTCCTGCAGAAATGCTTCTGGTTTAGTTTCCTAGAGAGAAGCCTAACTTGTGCACCTCAAAACCATTTTGTGAACCAAATCAATTTTTGAAAAGTGTGAATGACTGTGGCACTCCCTTCAAAACCAATACACTATTCCAGACCAAATGTGGACACAGTCTCCAACGCCGCTTTCGTCGAGGCTGTTTGTCTCTCGGCTTTGCAGTGCTGCAGTTCCTTTGATAACTTCCAACAGACTGGCTGAGTTGAACCCAAAGGGAAAGACAAATTCCTCCACAAAATTATAGGCAGGTTTCCTGAAGCACAAAGGCTCACACAAGCTGATAGACAGGTGACAGAAGGAGTTAAATACGCAGTGATACAGAGTGATTTCTGTGCTAATCTGTACAAGGCAATGATTGTGTCTCTAAGGCACAATTCTTTGAACAAACAGTTAAGATCAAACAGTACATTGAGTATCCAGATTTATCTCAAGATCCCCTTACTCCAAATTTTGtaggaagagagaaaaaccctATTTTTATAACGTTGAATAAAACACTTTCAAGTTACTGAGTGAAGTGTTCAGGAAATACCAAAGCACCCAATCTTTTTATTACAACATTTATTTTAGTATAGAAGGCACTtacaatacagaaagaaaaaaaatatgatagGCACCAAAAGTGAAGTTAGaattaaaatgacaaagaaacaGTTTACCAGACAAAAGGAGCACCCTTCCCTGTTAACAATAGAGCACACAGAAATTAAGCCATTGGTGACTAACTTTTTAAACAGTTagggcttatttttttaatagaaaaagataAAGGCTGTTCTAATgtgaactgaaattaaaaaagaacccCCTCCACACACCTGTACGAGGATGTGGGAGCTGGTGGTGTTCACAAACATGGGGCTTTTCAGCTCCGGCACTGCAGGAGGTCCTGGTACATCTCAATGAGGTGAGCAGCCTCTCTCTGCCCAGAAAGCACAGCACCGTGGGTAGTGGAATAATACTTCCTGTGAGTGGCCTCCCCTGAAAACATCACCTGCATTGGCTGAAGGggataagaaaagcagaaaagctcaGTCCTTACTGTAAAGCAGGCACAAGGCTAAAAGGAGACAAAACTTCCTGTGCCCTCCCACATCCCCAGGAGCTGACACCAGTGTTTTTAGAGTGCTGGTTCTCAAAATCCCAGTGTGGTGTACCGCAGGGACAGGCACAGGACAGTCTGTCAATGTCAAGCTCGTCCTCCTTGCTGTATGCCTGCACAGATCAGTTTGCAGGGCTGAGGCACCATCACAGTGCCAGATACTAGCTCCAATAACCTCAAACAAAAAGGCACAAATCACAGAGCACCTTACTTCTCTACCGACTCCTCCCTTTGCTCCCCTAAATTATACTTTAACCTTTTAGgcattaaggattttttttctggacagcaatttcagaaggaaaaatagtCATTCATGTCTCAAAACCCACAGGGTAAGACACAGTGTCTTATCTCTTACATCAATAGTTAGGTGCTTGCTAAAATTGCTGCCAACTCAGTTCTAAGGCAGGAATTTCAGGTACCTCTATTCCCCAGGAACTACAAAGAAAGACTGCAAAAGCTCCTGCTATCTTTTTTAATGGATTTCTGTGCTGAATAAAATTACATGGTGGGCGTCAGGCTCTGGGTGGAGGAAATGGACTGGGCAGCTGCTTGGAGGCTGCACGTTCATCACCCATTGTCTTTGGATTTGGACACGTAACCCTGAATGATGGGGTGAGCTTGGCTCAGCATGTTACTGCTCATCAGCTGAGCTGTGGTAACTACCTCAATATATGTGCTCTTGCTCTCCTTGCTATATTCAAGAAAGCAAAGGAAGTGTCTGAGGAGCAAATTCATTGTCCCCTGCCAATGCAGGAGTCCCCCAGCCAAGGACCGGGCCTCCCTCGCCCTCTACTGCCAACATAGAAAGATTTCCTAATACACACCTCTGACACATTCAGACTTAGACATTAGCAGGGTCATGTATTTAATGCGACTTATTCAGACTATGCTTTAAAATAGAATAACACATGCTTTCCTAAGGAATTCTGAACTGGCCAATAAGGCTAATGGTCATTAAACGCAGAGATCACAATTCCAAAAGCCACATGGATGAGCAGCTCTTGATAATTTCAGACAGAGATGTGGGGATTCCCGAGACGTTGGCATTCCAAACATTAAAGAGGTAAAATCCTACGTACACCATTTTTCCAGAGggttatgtataaaaaaaaaatggaaaacacacTACTAGAGGTGCAACCAGAGGTTGTCTCTTTTGACCAATCTCCCAGAAATCTGGCTACCCAGAGTTATGTTAGTCTTATTGCCAGAAAAGCAATTTAGGCCATACTTACAGTAGTTTTGGAGCTTTCAGCATAAGGCAGTGGTTTAGCGAGTTTCTCCACATCAGCCCCACTAGACCCAACTTGGGTGTAAGAGTAGGATCCACGGAAGTTGGGATTGCTGCCCCAGGAGGACCGCAGGATCCGGCGAGGTTTTGGAATGTTTGGATTCCCTAGGCAGAAAGCGGGAGAAGACAAAAATTAAGACCGTTGTTACAGACTCTGTAACACTTCAGCATGCTTAGCCTGCTATGAAGACGATCCAAATTCCCCCACTTTCTTCATCATGGCTTAGAGAGGGAGACATCCAACTGTAAAGACTACTTAGGCACTGCATTATTTAGTTCTACTAAACAATGATTTCATCGTGCCTTCAGTTCCTTAAAATCAGAAGCAGCCTACATCCGTGGTTCAGCTACCGCTTTTAGGAGTATTGAGTGTCAACCAGAGCTTTGAAATACAAGGCTGAAACAGAGCAAAGGCACCTGGGTGGCTTGCCAGAGTACAGTGTGAACACTTTCTAACCACTAACCCCAACATCAAAATATGGCACTGACTAGCAAATAAATATAACCTACAAACAAAATACATCCTACAACTGAATGTTGTTTCAGGAGTAACAACTCAGCATAACAAAGCCTCTAAAATACGCTCCTCCAAGAATCTTCAAAGCAGGAATGCCTTGGGATGGAAGTGAAAAGCCCAAGGGAGTCTGAGAACAGGGAGCGCTCAGATGCGTCAAGGAAATAAGTTATCacgttttatttttaagggctgTGGGAAAGCCCAGGAGAACACACCATGAAAGCTGTTAGACAACACAACACCAAACAGAGCCAAAGCAGTCATCCATCACATTGCAGTACACAAAAACAATCACACgatgtattttcaaataaaaggagTCTCTGCAGTGGGCTGGTGGTGCCTCTTCTGTAGCTGGTGCGTGTTCTCTTGTTCCACTGTCAAGGTACGCAGAAGATTTTCAACACAGGAGTCAACAAGTAATATGTTGACAAAAAGATGATTAACATTAGGAACACACAGTGTTACAAGCAATCAGATGCGGGCTTGTCAGCCTGCAGATAAGCCCACAGATCTACTAAAAGACTGAAATTTGTTCACAGAAGGGTTTGTGGAGCTATCAGCCCAATCAACAACTACATAAATCCAGCAATATTTAATAAGGCAATCGTTCAGACTGGTAAAAGCTTCATTCCTCTCTAGTGTTTCCCATGGATGACTCTGTACTCTGTATACAAGCAGGTAAACAGCAGCCTTCCCACAAGGGAATTATTCTTCATGGAGCAACTTCATCACAAGGGAAATGCGATGCAGCACAGCAACCTGAAGCATGTGGCTCTGGGCAGACGGCAGTTTCATGCAAAGATGCCTGAGCCAGCTGGCAGCATGGAGCAGGGCTGAGGCGCCTGGGTACATTAAAATGCAGCTGTACAGCTCCCAGAACCAAAGCCAGACTCTTTCCCTAGCACCATGCTGTGTGGTGCAGATGTACCAGCTCTCATGAGCTCCTTTAAGGTTCTCCAGCACATCGGACCGTGTGAGCATGATCCAAGTGTCCACTGCACAACTATTGTGCCCCTGCACTTCTCCATTTATGTACCTTTTAATGTGAGAAGCTGtttccaagagaaaaatcaggagACCTTCATTTCTGCTGCACACATAGGGGAGGAGCTTGATTGAAGGTCAGACGGAAACACGTAACACAAGCTCTGATCCTGAACTGTTGTTTGCAACTACAAAGACTGGGAAGGCCACACTAATTCAAGGAACATATTTAATTGGACTTTCTCAATCTGTTTTTAAATAGATGGATAGACATGTGCCTTTGCCTACAGATAAAAGTAACAATTAATACAGGTGTGGAAACTTTTAAGTTTCCACTGTCCAAAGAGAGATAAAATGGCTAAAAAGGGATGTTAGCCTTCGCTAAAATAGAAGGGCACATATCTTTATGACACAGATTTCCACTTGTGAAGCTATGGAAGATAACTCCACTTGCCCCAAACAATCCCGTCTTTACTCAGCTACTGTGAAGTGTGGCTACAGAGATTTATTGCATATAGGGCTGATTATGAGACACAGAATTATCATAAAATCAACTCACAGATCTAAATTAAGACACACAAATTTAGTTGCCTACCAGAGAGCAGAGTATCTAAGACCGTGTCAAAGCCAACAGAGATCTATGGTAGTACCCACACATTTTCTCCTACATCCACCAGAGAGACCGTAGGGTATTCCAGGCATCCACATGGGGCTCACAGGTATGATGCAGAACCTAAGAGAGATCTGTTCCCCTGGAGGACAGAGAGCACAACTCAGGGCATCTCCAGCCGCAGATTGACAAATCAGTGAGCTCTTCAGAAGGGAGCAGGCCTGCAATTACTGCCTTCTGGCTTCTAACACTCGGAGCTTAGCCAACAAAGAAAGCAGAGCAAGACTTCTAATTGTTCAAAAGCATCCCACTTAATCAGATTTAGAGGACGCTGCTTTTCAACCATCCAGTTGTGAAAAGCAGTAATTGTCAATGCTTCTTAGGTTAGAACAATCCTCAGAGCTTTTCACAGCAAAGCCAGATAATCTGCAACACTAACCTGCATGTGAAATTTAAGGTCACCTCGCAGAGAGAAATTCTCAGCACAAGTCTAAAAGAATGGATTTAACATAGGACTGGTCTAACACCCTCTGAAGCAAAGCAAAGGCCTCCATGAGCAATGGACTGGGAAAAACACAGCTAAAGATGGGAACCCACCTGGTAATGCATTAATTCTTtaatagaagaataaaaaataagaacatgGGGGATTTCATACCCAGAACATGAAAGCTACAAAAGGCAAAGTGAACACTAAGAGGCTCATACTACCTACTTTCATTACTGAATATAAGGTGCTCTCTATACGCAGTAGAGAAAAGCTTCTTCAGAAGATGTTGCAGAGCACCAAATGAAGCGTGGAAGATCTGAACTGTCTTGTCGGAGAGTCTTTCTTTCCACTGAGTTTAGGATCCTAGAAGGACTAGTTTCCAAACTCAATAGCTGATTTACACGAAGCTGGATGGTGGGAAACACTTTAAAAGCTAGGTTTGGCGGTGCTAATTGGGTCAGAGGAGTCCAgtcattttcagaaattactacAGTTAGATCACAGACAGAAGGCTGCTTTGTCCCTCCCCAACCAACCCCTAGCTGATCTAACCCACTCTCACCCTCCCAATGGAACAGATTAGTGGAGAAGATGGTAGGTGCATGGAGAGCTGAGCACGCTTCTGTTCTTTCAGCCTGCCTGGAACTTGGCCCAGATTAACCTTGACGTATTGCTGCTTCTGTGAACCTGCTAGGGAAAATGGGAGCAAGGGTAATAGGATAAACCCAGCCACCTTAGCAGGGGCATCCTGGAAGATCTGTGAAAAGCTTTTCTAGAAACTGACAAGTTTTTTGGTCAGAAAACGGAACAGGTCATGTTCCTGTACTGGGTGCTCcagaaaaaggttttcttctcACAGTTTTGAGCAGCTGAGAGGGCACCTCTCAGCTTATGCACAAAACATTCATTGCAGGGCAAGACACTGTTAAATTCAGTCTGAAATTCTCCAGGGTTAGATAACTCAGGATTAACAGAAGGCCGAGACAGAGATCACACTGCTGAAGAGTCTGATGGACAGTGACCAGGTGCAGTATCAGCTGGACCAGCAACTGCAGCACATACCAATGACCCAGTGCCAACGTGTTTCCATCCTGGGAGGAACAGAGGGAACACCCAACACACGCAAAAAATAACAGCGAAGGAGAccaagaaggaagaaggagagtATACTCCCACCTGCCAAACTAAGGAAGACCCAAAAAGCCAAATTCCCACTGATGAAtcgaggtggttttttttagaaaaaggagGTCTTAAGCAAGGAGAGCTGCAACAAACAAGGTTGTTTATATCCTCGGGGAGACGTCAGCACTGGAACAACTTGGCCTTAAGAGAAGAGCCTCCTGCTATGCCTGCGTAGAGCAGCAGTTGGCCTGCTGAGGTCAGGAGGAAAGAAGGCGTGTGTGTACTGACGCTGCAACATAACGCAGGGATACCCAACACCACTGAAAACAAACATCTCAGGAGGCAGAAGCTGTCCAGAGTCGAGCATTCACTGATTCATCCCACTTCTCTGCAGGCAAGCCACAGGTTCGTCATCCAACATAAATGCAACAATGAAGAAGCTGAAACAAGGACTCAGTTTTGGTCTCTGCATTAGGGTTTCTGAATCCAATGTCTACTCTACAATTTCTGAAGAGAGCGGTAAAACGTAAAACCTCTTTTGGCAGTAGCCAGTTATGCAGGTAGTCCTCAGCTTCCAGGACCCTTTCTCTAGATCTCAATGCTGTTGATAGTAAATGGTCTGTAAGCACAGGGGAAAGCTACAATTGTGAAGGCAAATTTCTTCAGTTAATTGGAGGTCCATGGACAAGTAGTAAGGCTGGAAATCCACTGGGTGTTGAGATTTGTCTAACATGAGCTAGCAGGTAGATATAAATAGATTAATCACAGTACTTACCTCTAGAATAGCATAAAATGCATCTAATCTTGGAGGATGCTGCTCATAATTAAGTATAAATTCAAAATCCTTATTTCAAGACTGCCAATGAGTCAACCACTATTTCTTTCAGCGCTACTACATTACACTTGCACTTGTACAGTGTATTCCATCAGAGGATCTCAAAGACCTCCACAGACACAAAAAGCCCTTTTCTTGGGAAGGTGTGCAACCTCTAGAGAAGTGACTGCGGACAAACTAAGGCCCAGCGTGTTCAAGTATTACCACTTTTAGTGATTTCATCTTGGATTTTCtcaataatcataataataaaacACCTAAGATCTGTCTTGCTCCAACTCCTGCCTTTAACGTGACATGTGCTCATTAAACGTGAAAACCGTGATGTCCAGGAAGGTTTAAGTGAGGTAGCCGGAAAATGGGAACTCTCAAGATCAACGGATTCATCAAAATTTAGGCCAATGAGATTTCCATATAGCCTCATGTTGAATGGAAGCCAGGGATGCGATTCAACTACCACATCTCAGCTGATCTAAAGAGGTCCAACTCCACTGGCTCTAAAAGAGCTATGCTGCTTTCCACAGCTGAGATCAGCTGCTGAAGAGTTATTTGTGATTAAATAAAGCAGAGGATGTGGAATCCTCAATCTGCCCACCACTTCCTGAGCTGGTTATCAGCCCCTCTGTATAAATAGCTTTCAGGCACACCCAAGCACCAGGTATGCTGGAAGCACACACACAGCCCATTCAAAGGGGCATAAAATGCCAAAGAACTAAAAATGACTTTAGTGCATTTCCTTCCTAGGGTTATTCAATACCCCAGCCCCGCTttccctctctgctccactcACCAAAGGAATCAAAACATGGCTGACCTGTAAATTTACGTAGCATTTCAGTGCAGGTTTCTGCCACAGTTTCATCATCACACTTCTCCATAATCAAAGCCTCTTCTCCACAGATCCAGCCACTCAGGACATGGCCGTACCTCTCCGGTGGGTAGAGTACATCAAAGCTGCAGATTTTCTTGTACCACAGCTCCTCAGGATAAGTCAAGCTCTCACTCTCTGCTTCATCTTCCCAGACAAACTGGATGCTGTTGCATTCAGAGCTCCAGAAAGGCTCTTCGAACTCCAGGAAAATCTTGTCAGTTGTATTAATTCCTAGTTTCTCAATGGCCATCACCTTCTCCTCAGGTAAGCGGGGATGAAACAGGCTCTCGTGGCGTTTCTTCAAGACTCCCAGGGACACAGTCACAATGACGTGGTCAGCTGGGATGAACTCACAGTCCTCACATTCTATGAAGACATCAGAGCCCTTGTCCTCCTCAGGGAGGTCACTGTTGTGGTCAGCCACCCTCTCAATCTCCTTGCTGACCGACTGGTTCCAGTGGATGCACTTAACCGGCTTGCGGAGCTGAATGACAGATTCGGGAATGGAGCGGGCCAAAATCTCCACGATTTTAATGAAACCGCAAGGAATGATGTGATGAGCCCCAGGGATTTCCGTCCATTCCCCAAATTCACTGAGTGAGACTTCATCCATGCTGTGGGAGCTGCTCTCACAACTCTCTACCTAAGGaccaacaacacaaaaacaacatTGTCACAGAGCAACTCATTTTGCTGTAACACAACATTGCaagggcacagaggagctgcGCAAGGCGAGTTGTGAATCCCACTCTTAAACTACATTATTTTTGCTAGTAAAGAAGTGTTGGCCATAGGATTTGACAAAAAAATCAATCCTTAGCCTTCCTTCCAACCAGGTAAACCATTTTGTCATAGTAACAAGCTGTATCAGATTTGGTTGCATCAGCCCCAGTTGTATCATCCAGAGTCCAGAGATGATGTCTTTGCTTCTGCATGATCTTGGGTTATGGTTCTGACCGTTTTCTATCATTTAAAACCCACCTCACTGGCCAGGGACTGCCTGCTTAGTGCTCCTACAACAGAAGCTGGAGCTATGTTACTCATACGCTCTTTCCAATGTTAATAAGTGTTCCTATGAGGAGCCAT encodes:
- the SMOX gene encoding spermine oxidase, which encodes MQSCEISADSTDDPLSSGLRRKRQPRIVVIGAGLAGLSAAKALLESGFTDVTILEATDRIGGRVQSVKLGHATFELGATWIHGSHGNPVYHLAEDNGLLEETTDGERSVGRISLYSKNGVAYHLTNNGQRIPKDVVEEFSDLYNEVYNLTQEFFQRGKPVNAESQNSVGVFTRDVVRKRVKADPDDTEAVKKLKLAMIQQYLKVESCESSSHSMDEVSLSEFGEWTEIPGAHHIIPCGFIKIVEILARSIPESVIQLRKPVKCIHWNQSVSKEIERVADHNSDLPEEDKGSDVFIECEDCEFIPADHVIVTVSLGVLKKRHESLFHPRLPEEKVMAIEKLGINTTDKIFLEFEEPFWSSECNSIQFVWEDEAESESLTYPEELWYKKICSFDVLYPPERYGHVLSGWICGEEALIMEKCDDETVAETCTEMLRKFTGNPNIPKPRRILRSSWGSNPNFRGSYSYTQVGSSGADVEKLAKPLPYAESSKTTPMQVMFSGEATHRKYYSTTHGAVLSGQREAAHLIEMYQDLLQCRS